One Caretta caretta isolate rCarCar2 chromosome 24, rCarCar1.hap1, whole genome shotgun sequence genomic region harbors:
- the SH2D2A gene encoding SH2 domain-containing protein 2A isoform X1 has translation MQSAREEDLQVPLPPADIAARASEGSSPQGLLQGMDSQVEEGLRTGADVWDNQGPFLFSTFKPNGLSKDNNADELAQLDGTSAGLSRAPAGAQKEKQPPGSQRDQGTYTRDPLSSWPAASAKLSWSLLRDPVQGAETQARLGPRLDPPEAPSALQARTRAWFERTQASRICQQGQLPPWFHGFISRRDTEQLLQEKPLGSFLIRFSESTMGFVLSYRGRDRCRHFILDQLEDECYVILGENSAHVELQGLLLHYTTAPVTPYDEFLTAPCPRGDKSQESGGIPAGAEAGSGAPLEPANVPPAAGGQAYSLVLRQPQAPGQQSHPCPLAAEQRNEGSPSKEAPCAIPLLPAKAGPTPRPSSPVQEAGASVEPYAHVSKAPVPAEQPTPAQPAEAKYQQLMRFHTYAEPCEGFPPPERRIYCEPDEPIPFYAMGRGSLPSPDPENIYAEVELACRSRPQALPRVLQDTASTLPRGSSRPPAEPSPGHRRLLRSTSGQGSRRRRLPAALAIEGAQGRPSGQSSENPLEFDDPVYGRKAATLTRPTATRGQEGLENIYELISGDHPSPHASGSSNS, from the exons ATGCAGAGCGCACGCGAGGAGGACTTGCAAgttcccctgcctccagcagacATCGCTGCCAGGGCCTCGGAGGGCAGCTCCCcgcaggggctgctgcagggcaTGGACTCCCAGGTCGAGGAGGGCCTTAGGACAG GGGCTGACGTCTGGGATAATCAGGGACCCTTCCTCTTCAGCACATTTAAACCCAACGGTCTCAGCAAAGACAACAACGCGGACGAGCTGGCCCAGCTGGATGGTACCAGTGCTGGGCTCAGCAGGGCGCCAGCCGGGGCCCAGAAAGAGAAGCAGCCTCCTGGCTCTCAGAGGGACCAGGGCACCTATACCAGG GACCCTCTCAGCTCATGGCCGGCGGCCAGTGCCAAGCTGAGCTGGTCTCTTCTCAGGGACCCCGTGCAGGGAGCAGAGACGCAGGCGAGGCTGGGGCCCAGGCTGGACCCTCCCGAGGCCCCGTCGGCGCTGCAGGCCCGGACCCGGGCATGGTTCGAGCGCACGCAGGCGAGCCGGATCTGCCAGCAGGGGCAGCTGCCGCCCTGGTTTCACGGCTTCATCAGCAggag GGACacggagcagctgctgcaggagaagcCGCTGGGCTCTTTCCTGATTCGCTTCAGTGAAAGCACCATGGGATTTGTCTTGTCGTACAG GGGCAGAGATCGCTGCCGGCACTTCATCCTAGATCAGCTGGAAGACGAGTGCTACGTGATCCTAGGAGAGAACAGCGCCCACGTCGAGCTTCAGGGTCTGCTTCTGCACTACACCACCGCCCCCGTCACCCCCTACGATGAGTTCCTGACAGCACCATGCCCCAGG GGCGACAAGAGCCAAGAGAGTGGTGGGATCCCGGCTGGAGCTGAAGCAGGGTCTGGTGCTCCACTCGAGCCAGCAAATGTCCCCCCAGCAGCAGGCGGCCAAGCATACAGCCTGGTTCTCAGACAGCCCCAGGCCCCCGGCCAACAGAGCCATCCCTGCCCGCTGGCTGCAGAGCAAAGGAACGAGGGAAGCCCTTCCAAGGAG GCTCCCTGTGCCATTCCCCTGCTCCCCGCCAAGGCTGGCCCCACTCCGAGGCCGAGCAGCCCTGTGCAAGAGGCAGGGGCCTCTGTGGAGCCCTACGCCCACGTCAGCAAAGCGCCCGTCCCCGCTGAGCAGCCCACACCGGCCCAGCCCGCAGAGGCCAAGTACCAGCAGCTAATGCGCTTCCACACCTACGCCGAGCCCTGCGAGGGCTTCCCGCCCCCTGAACGCCGCATCTACTGTGAACCCGACGAGCCCATCCCCTTCTACGCCATGGGACGAGGCTCGCTGCCCAGCCCCGACCCCGAGAACATCTATGCGGAGGTAGAGCTGGCGTGCCGGTCCCGGCCCCAGGCTCTACCCAGAGTGCTGCAGGACACGGCGTCCACCTTGCCTCGGGGCTCATCCAGACCTCCCGCCGAGCCGTCCCCAGGACACCGCAGGCTCCTCCGGAGCACGtcggggcaggggtcccggaggAGGCGGTTGCCTGCAGCTCTCGCCATCGAGGGGGCCCAGGGGAGGCCATCTGGGCAATCCTCAGAG aACCCGCTGGAGTTTGATGACCCGGTTTACGGCAGGAAGGCAGCCACCCTGACCAGACCGACGGCCACCAGGGGACaggaaggtctagaaaacatttaCGAGCTGATTTCTGGAGACCATCCTAGCCCGCACGCATCAGGGAGCAGTAACTCATAG
- the SH2D2A gene encoding SH2 domain-containing protein 2A isoform X2, protein MVPVLGSAGRQPGPRKRSSLLALRGTRAPIPGDPVQGAETQARLGPRLDPPEAPSALQARTRAWFERTQASRICQQGQLPPWFHGFISRRDTEQLLQEKPLGSFLIRFSESTMGFVLSYRGRDRCRHFILDQLEDECYVILGENSAHVELQGLLLHYTTAPVTPYDEFLTAPCPRGDKSQESGGIPAGAEAGSGAPLEPANVPPAAGGQAYSLVLRQPQAPGQQSHPCPLAAEQRNEGSPSKEAPCAIPLLPAKAGPTPRPSSPVQEAGASVEPYAHVSKAPVPAEQPTPAQPAEAKYQQLMRFHTYAEPCEGFPPPERRIYCEPDEPIPFYAMGRGSLPSPDPENIYAEVELACRSRPQALPRVLQDTASTLPRGSSRPPAEPSPGHRRLLRSTSGQGSRRRRLPAALAIEGAQGRPSGQSSENPLEFDDPVYGRKAATLTRPTATRGQEGLENIYELISGDHPSPHASGSSNS, encoded by the exons ATGGTACCAGTGCTGGGCTCAGCAGGGCGCCAGCCGGGGCCCAGAAAGAGAAGCAGCCTCCTGGCTCTCAGAGGGACCAGGGCACCTATACCAGG GGACCCCGTGCAGGGAGCAGAGACGCAGGCGAGGCTGGGGCCCAGGCTGGACCCTCCCGAGGCCCCGTCGGCGCTGCAGGCCCGGACCCGGGCATGGTTCGAGCGCACGCAGGCGAGCCGGATCTGCCAGCAGGGGCAGCTGCCGCCCTGGTTTCACGGCTTCATCAGCAggag GGACacggagcagctgctgcaggagaagcCGCTGGGCTCTTTCCTGATTCGCTTCAGTGAAAGCACCATGGGATTTGTCTTGTCGTACAG GGGCAGAGATCGCTGCCGGCACTTCATCCTAGATCAGCTGGAAGACGAGTGCTACGTGATCCTAGGAGAGAACAGCGCCCACGTCGAGCTTCAGGGTCTGCTTCTGCACTACACCACCGCCCCCGTCACCCCCTACGATGAGTTCCTGACAGCACCATGCCCCAGG GGCGACAAGAGCCAAGAGAGTGGTGGGATCCCGGCTGGAGCTGAAGCAGGGTCTGGTGCTCCACTCGAGCCAGCAAATGTCCCCCCAGCAGCAGGCGGCCAAGCATACAGCCTGGTTCTCAGACAGCCCCAGGCCCCCGGCCAACAGAGCCATCCCTGCCCGCTGGCTGCAGAGCAAAGGAACGAGGGAAGCCCTTCCAAGGAG GCTCCCTGTGCCATTCCCCTGCTCCCCGCCAAGGCTGGCCCCACTCCGAGGCCGAGCAGCCCTGTGCAAGAGGCAGGGGCCTCTGTGGAGCCCTACGCCCACGTCAGCAAAGCGCCCGTCCCCGCTGAGCAGCCCACACCGGCCCAGCCCGCAGAGGCCAAGTACCAGCAGCTAATGCGCTTCCACACCTACGCCGAGCCCTGCGAGGGCTTCCCGCCCCCTGAACGCCGCATCTACTGTGAACCCGACGAGCCCATCCCCTTCTACGCCATGGGACGAGGCTCGCTGCCCAGCCCCGACCCCGAGAACATCTATGCGGAGGTAGAGCTGGCGTGCCGGTCCCGGCCCCAGGCTCTACCCAGAGTGCTGCAGGACACGGCGTCCACCTTGCCTCGGGGCTCATCCAGACCTCCCGCCGAGCCGTCCCCAGGACACCGCAGGCTCCTCCGGAGCACGtcggggcaggggtcccggaggAGGCGGTTGCCTGCAGCTCTCGCCATCGAGGGGGCCCAGGGGAGGCCATCTGGGCAATCCTCAGAG aACCCGCTGGAGTTTGATGACCCGGTTTACGGCAGGAAGGCAGCCACCCTGACCAGACCGACGGCCACCAGGGGACaggaaggtctagaaaacatttaCGAGCTGATTTCTGGAGACCATCCTAGCCCGCACGCATCAGGGAGCAGTAACTCATAG
- the PRCC gene encoding proline-rich protein PRCC, producing MSLVAYGSSEEESDAEEASGEEEEAPPVQPPPGRGLFSVLPPPKLPLLPPHQLLGSGFPLLPPPHGGPPPPFMLGPPPSVRGFSTPPPGMSPAQASALGLGLPEPAALGSLAGEQPRLGGLPLPPPRDPAGLNLPPPAMACAAPPGAGAGSGLPKPKKRIAAPELHKGDSDSEEDEPAKKKNSLQGLSEGSGLSALLPQPKNLTVKETNRLLLPYAFSRKAAENASESKPAKAPISSSKPKPLSKPAVATTPSPSAIKAAAKSAALQVTKQITQEEDDSDEELEPENFFSLTDKSEPSVVSAETYVYSGTVVTEDLPPGTEPEPEFQDAAANAPLEFKTAAGSSTSQHSWAPKPGEDYGNQPFNQFPGYSDASAPGAYYQDYYPSGYYPEMDPALGPAQEMSTDSSFMDDEAFKRLQGKRNRGREEINFVEIKGDDQLSGAQQWMTKSLTEEKTMKSFSKKKGEQPTGQQRRKHQITYLIHQAKERELELKNTWSENKLSRRQTQAKYGF from the exons ATGTCCCTGGTGGCCTATGGCAGCAGTGAGGAGGAGAGCGATGCGGAGGAGGCCTCCGGCGAGGAAGAGGAGGCCCCCCCCGTCCAGCCCCCCCCGGGCAGGGGGCTCTtctctgtcctgccccctcccaagctcccactgctgcccccccaccagctTCTGGGCTCCGgcttccctctgctgcccccgccccacggGGGGCCGCCCCCTCCCTTCATGCTGGGGCCCCCTCCCTCAGTCCGGGGCTTCAGCACCCCCCCTCCAGGGATGAGCCCGGCCCAGgcctctgctctggggctgggcctgCCTGAGCCAGCAGCCTTGGGGAGCCTGGCGGGGGAGCAGCCCAGGCTTGgggggctccccctgcccccgcccaggGACCCCGCTGGACTGAATCTCCCCCCTCCTGCCATGGCCTGCGCTGCTCcccccggggccggggctggctccGGCCTCCCCAAGCCGAAGAAGAGGATTGCGGCGCCCGAGCTGCACAAGGGGGAT tcaGATTCAGAGGAAGATGAACCAGCAAAGAAGAAAAACTCTCTTCAG GGACTCagcgagggctctggcttgtCTGCTTTGCTTCCTCAACCCAAAAACTTGACGGTGAAAGAGACAAACCGGTTGCTTTTGCCCTATGCTTTCTCGAGGAAAGCAGCAGAAAATGCCTCTGAGTCAAAACCAGCTAAGGCTCCAATCTCCTCCTCCAAGCCAAAACCTCTGTCCAAGCCAGCAGTGGCCACGACTCCTTCGCCATCTGCCATCAAGGCAGCTGCCAAGAGTGCTGCCCTACAGGTGACCAAGCAGATCACCCAGGAGGAGGATGACAGTGACGAAGAGCTAGAGCCAGAGAACTTCTTTTCTTTGACTGACAAAAGTGAGCCCAGCGTGGTCAGCGCGGAGACGTACGTGTATTCTGGCACCGTGGTGACAGAGGATCTGCCCCCTGGGACGGAGCCAGAGCCTGAATTCCAGGATGCTGCCGCAAATGCCCCTCTGGAGTTCAAGACGGCTGCGGGTTCAAGCACCAGTCAGCACAGCTGGGCCCCCAAACCCGGAGAAGACTATGGCAACCAGCCATTTAACCAGTTCCCTGGCTACAGCGATGCCAGTGCCCCGGGGGCATACTATCAG GATTACTACCCCAGTGGCTATTACCCAGAGATGGATCCAGCCCTAGGACCAGCACAGGAGATGAGCACCGATTCGTCCTTCATGGATGATGAAGCG TTCAAGCGTCTCCAAGGTAAACGGAACCGTGGGAGGGAAGAGATCAACTTTGTGGAGATCAAAGGGGATGATCAGCTGAGTGGAGCCCAGCAATGGATGACCAAATCCTTAACAGAGGAGAAGACCATGAAATCTTTCAGCAAG aaaaaaggAGAGCAGCCCACAGGACAGCAGAGAAGAAAACACCAGATCACGTACCTGATCCACCAG GCGAAGGAGCGAGAGTTGGAACTGAAAAACACATGGTCCGAAAACAAACTCAGCCGGCGTCAGACCCAAGCCAAATATGGATTTTAG